The Populus trichocarpa isolate Nisqually-1 chromosome 2, P.trichocarpa_v4.1, whole genome shotgun sequence genome has a window encoding:
- the LOC18096401 gene encoding soluble inorganic pyrophosphatase 1 isoform X1, whose product MSRSEGYSSRTSLKKKMSDVTKTQENEVETKHQAPRLNERILSSLSRRTVAAHPWHDLEIGPGAPHIFNVVVEITKGSKVKYELDKKTGLIKVDRILYSSVVYPHNYGFIPRTLCEDNDPLDVLVLMQEPVLPGCFLRARAIGLMPMIDQGEKDDKIIAVCADDPEYKHYTDIKELAPHRLSEIRRFFEDYKKNENKEVAVNDFLPSNTAVEAIQYSMDLYAEYVLHTLRR is encoded by the exons ATGTCAAGATCAGAGGGATATTCATCTCGAACCTCACTAAAGAAAAAG ATGAGTGACGtaacaaaaacacaagaaaatgaaGTTGAAACTAAGCACCAAGCGCCCCGTCTGAATGAGAGAATCCTTTCATCTTTGTCAAGGAGAACTGTTGCTGCACATCCTTGGCATGATCTTGAAATTG GGCCTGGAGCTCCCCACATTTTCAATGTC GTGGTTGAGATAACAAAAGGAAGTAAGGTCAAATATGAACTGGACAAGAAGACAGGACTAATCAAG GTTGATCGGATTTTATACTCCTCAGTGGTCTATCCCCACAACTATGGTTTCATCCCTCGCACATTATGCGAAGACAATGATCCCTTGGATGTTTTAGTACTCATGCAG GAGCCTGTCCTTCCCGGTTGTTTTCTACGAGCCAGGGCCATTGGACTTATGCCCATGATTGACCAG GGAGAGAAAGACGACAAAATTATTGCAGTTTGTGCTGATGATCCTGAGTACAAGCACTACACTGACATCAAGGAGCTGGCCCCCCATCGTCTTTCTGAGATCCGACGTTTCTTTGAAGACT ACAAGAAAAATGAGAACAAGGAGGTTGCAGTTAATGACTTCTTACCTTCAAATACTGCTGTTGAAGCTATCCAGTACTCAAT GGACCTTTATGCTGAGTACGTTTTGCACACCCTGCGTCGGTAG
- the LOC18096401 gene encoding soluble inorganic pyrophosphatase 1 isoform X2 produces MSDVTKTQENEVETKHQAPRLNERILSSLSRRTVAAHPWHDLEIGPGAPHIFNVVVEITKGSKVKYELDKKTGLIKVDRILYSSVVYPHNYGFIPRTLCEDNDPLDVLVLMQEPVLPGCFLRARAIGLMPMIDQGEKDDKIIAVCADDPEYKHYTDIKELAPHRLSEIRRFFEDYKKNENKEVAVNDFLPSNTAVEAIQYSMDLYAEYVLHTLRR; encoded by the exons ATGAGTGACGtaacaaaaacacaagaaaatgaaGTTGAAACTAAGCACCAAGCGCCCCGTCTGAATGAGAGAATCCTTTCATCTTTGTCAAGGAGAACTGTTGCTGCACATCCTTGGCATGATCTTGAAATTG GGCCTGGAGCTCCCCACATTTTCAATGTC GTGGTTGAGATAACAAAAGGAAGTAAGGTCAAATATGAACTGGACAAGAAGACAGGACTAATCAAG GTTGATCGGATTTTATACTCCTCAGTGGTCTATCCCCACAACTATGGTTTCATCCCTCGCACATTATGCGAAGACAATGATCCCTTGGATGTTTTAGTACTCATGCAG GAGCCTGTCCTTCCCGGTTGTTTTCTACGAGCCAGGGCCATTGGACTTATGCCCATGATTGACCAG GGAGAGAAAGACGACAAAATTATTGCAGTTTGTGCTGATGATCCTGAGTACAAGCACTACACTGACATCAAGGAGCTGGCCCCCCATCGTCTTTCTGAGATCCGACGTTTCTTTGAAGACT ACAAGAAAAATGAGAACAAGGAGGTTGCAGTTAATGACTTCTTACCTTCAAATACTGCTGTTGAAGCTATCCAGTACTCAAT GGACCTTTATGCTGAGTACGTTTTGCACACCCTGCGTCGGTAG